The following proteins come from a genomic window of Vidua chalybeata isolate OUT-0048 chromosome 2, bVidCha1 merged haplotype, whole genome shotgun sequence:
- the RRP1B gene encoding ribosomal RNA processing protein 1 homolog B isoform X1, translating into MAPAAVQPPEVQFAQRLAANEKRIRDRALKKLRGYIGVRTQRPGGGFSQEELLKIWKGLFYCMWMQDKPLLQEELAANISQLIHVFQNTETRHLFIQTFWQTMNREWNGIDNLRLDKYYMLMRLILRQSFEVLKRNEWDEGLAEPLLQLLMKEVMDPDSNSPTGIKFHFIDIYLDELAKAGAKELTADQNLKFIEPFCKIAAKSKDRRVLHAVATGVFEMIVDQSPFAIEDLMKELGTNSDEENVSEEGKQENEEMLKTKANRCLSRKSAQNSKKTEDIDENADDGIGTVLQFDYKAVADKIFEFASKKNTPSLNRKRLYKLVKKFQDLAEGIFPQDIPEDVSTDEDDDESGRRKKKKKAVKPWQQNELENVKEDKEELSSEKVPSVPQRKRKKRKKRDSQSADGNCEEGKAETSGSNASSQEKVPENKKERKRKKLLVNEASETTDVATDTRENQSICVQNSLTDAEQSKKSQLKKMNPKVQNVPAKPACQNGPATASAAEDVSPSVTSLPPKAVKKKQKAGAVLVNGDPPVQQTDLKPSKEGLLGTLPRKGESAPSRKVTLKTKLVGLEGMKVSTQNAATLKKKRKVKEVLNSVEANGVLETVCKKNRKVESSAALSPLKKKKVKPGSDFVKFEKSTVPKAVFFRKARSTISSTRTPMQLNKLQTPSSKKVTFGLNKNMTAEFKKTDKSILVSPEGPSRVAFNPEQKPRHGVLKSPTVTPAKEPQVKRPFTMSAKKRPTAVDFF; encoded by the exons ATGGCTCCCGCGGCCGTGCAGCCGCCCGAGGTGCAGTTCGCGCAGCGCTTGGCCGCCAACGAGAAGCGCATCCGAGACCGCGCCCTCAAGAAGCTGCGGGGCTACATCGGCGTGCGGACCCAGCGCCCCGGCG GTGGCTTCAGTCAGGAAGAACTGCTGAAAATATGGAAGGGCCTTTTCTATTGTATGTGGATGCAGGATAAACCTCTGCTTCAG gAGGAACTTGCAGCCAATATCTCCCAGCTTATCCACGTGTTTCAGAATACAGAGACTC GACACCTCTTCATCCAGACATTTTGGCAGACGATGAACCGGGAATGGAACGGGATTGACAATCTGCGTCTGGACAAGTACTACATG CTGATGCGTCTGATTTTGAGGCAGTCCTTTGAAGTGCTGAAAAGAAATGAATGGGATGAGGG tctaGCTGAACCATTGCTGCAGCTATTAATGAAAGAAGTTATGGACCCAGACAGCAATTCTCCCACTGGCATAAAGTTCCATTTCATTGATATCTATCTGGATGAATTGGCTAAAGCTGGTGCAAAGGAG CTCACAGCAGACCAGAATCTCAAGTTCATCGAACCTTTCTGCAAAATTGCTGCCAAATCAAAGGA TCGGCGTGTGCTCCATGCTGTGGCCACCGGTGTCTTTGAGATGATCGTGGATCAGTCCCCCTTCGCCATCGAGGACCTGATGAAAGAGCTGGGTACCAACAGTGATGAGGAGAATGTTTCTGAAGAAGGcaaacaggaaaatgaagagaTGCTTAAAACCAAAG CAAACAGATGTCTGTCAAGAAAATCAGCACAGAACTCCAAAAAAACAGAGGATATCGATGAAAATGCTGATGATGGGATCGGGACTGTTCTACAG TTTGATTACAAGGCTGTGGCTGACAAAATCTTTGAATTTGCAAGCAAGAAAAATACACCTTCGTTGAACAGAAAGCGGCTGTACAAGCTGGTCAAAAA GTTCCAGGACTTAGCAGAAG GAATCTTCCCCCAGGATATTCCTGAAGATGTTTCTAcagatgaagatgatgatgaatCCGGTAGGcgaaagaaaaagaaaaaagctgtcaAGCCTTGGCAACAAAATGAGCTGGAAAATGTAAAAG AGGATAAAGAAGAGCTGTCAAGTGAGAAGGTGCCATCAGTTCcccagaggaagaggaaaaaaaggaagaagagggaCAGCCAAAGTGCTGATGGAAATTGTGAGGAGGGAAAAGCTGAAACATCTGGATCCAATGCTTCTAGCCAGGAAAAGgtgccagaaaataaaaaggagaggaagagaaagaaattgctGGTAAATGAGGCCAGTGAGACCACAGATGTAGCAACTGACACCAGAGAAAATCAGAGTATCTGTGTGCAGAACAGTCTGACTGATGCAGAACAGAGTAAAAAGAGTCAGTTGAAGAAAATGAATCCAAAAGTGCAGAATGTTCCTGCAAAACCAGCGTGTCAGAATGGACCAGCCACTGCCAGTGCAGCAGAGGATGTCAGCCCTTCTGTGACGTCGTTACCTCCtaaagctgtgaaaaagaagcagaaagcagGAGCTGTCCTGGTGAATGGGGATCCCCCTGTGCAGCAAACTGACCTGAAACCCAGCAAGGAAGGCTTGCTGGGGACCCTGCCAAGAAAGGGTGAATCTGCACCCTCCAGAAAGGTCACACTGAAGACAAAGTTAGTTGGTTTGGAAGGGATGAAAGTCTCCACTCAGAATGCAGCAACTctcaaaaagaagagaaaagtgAAAGAGGTGCTAAACTCCGTCGAAGCCAATGGAGTTCTGGAGACTGTGtgcaagaaaaacaggaagGTG gaaagcagtgctgctctgtcaccattaaagaaaaagaaggtgaAACCAGGAAGTGATTttgtaaaatttgaaaaatcaacTGTACCAAAGGCGGTGTTCTTCAGGAAAGCCAGAAGCACCATCTCCTCCACCAGGACACCCATGCAG CTGAACAAACTGCAGACACCCAGCTCCAAAAAAGTCACGTTTGGCTTGAATAAAAACATGACTGCAG aatttaaaaagacTGACAAAAGTATATTAGTGAGCCCAGAAGGACCCTCCCGTGTGGCTTTCAATCCTGAACAGAAACCTCGTCATGGGGTGCTGAAGTCACCCACAGTGACCCCAGCAAAAGAGCCCCAAGTGAAGAGACCATTTACAATGTCAGCTAAGAAGAGACCAACTGCTGTGGACTTCTTTTAA
- the RRP1B gene encoding ribosomal RNA processing protein 1 homolog B isoform X2, which yields MWMQDKPLLQEELAANISQLIHVFQNTETRHLFIQTFWQTMNREWNGIDNLRLDKYYMLMRLILRQSFEVLKRNEWDEGLAEPLLQLLMKEVMDPDSNSPTGIKFHFIDIYLDELAKAGAKELTADQNLKFIEPFCKIAAKSKDRRVLHAVATGVFEMIVDQSPFAIEDLMKELGTNSDEENVSEEGKQENEEMLKTKANRCLSRKSAQNSKKTEDIDENADDGIGTVLQFDYKAVADKIFEFASKKNTPSLNRKRLYKLVKKFQDLAEGIFPQDIPEDVSTDEDDDESGRRKKKKKAVKPWQQNELENVKEDKEELSSEKVPSVPQRKRKKRKKRDSQSADGNCEEGKAETSGSNASSQEKVPENKKERKRKKLLVNEASETTDVATDTRENQSICVQNSLTDAEQSKKSQLKKMNPKVQNVPAKPACQNGPATASAAEDVSPSVTSLPPKAVKKKQKAGAVLVNGDPPVQQTDLKPSKEGLLGTLPRKGESAPSRKVTLKTKLVGLEGMKVSTQNAATLKKKRKVKEVLNSVEANGVLETVCKKNRKVESSAALSPLKKKKVKPGSDFVKFEKSTVPKAVFFRKARSTISSTRTPMQLNKLQTPSSKKVTFGLNKNMTAEFKKTDKSILVSPEGPSRVAFNPEQKPRHGVLKSPTVTPAKEPQVKRPFTMSAKKRPTAVDFF from the exons ATGTGGATGCAGGATAAACCTCTGCTTCAG gAGGAACTTGCAGCCAATATCTCCCAGCTTATCCACGTGTTTCAGAATACAGAGACTC GACACCTCTTCATCCAGACATTTTGGCAGACGATGAACCGGGAATGGAACGGGATTGACAATCTGCGTCTGGACAAGTACTACATG CTGATGCGTCTGATTTTGAGGCAGTCCTTTGAAGTGCTGAAAAGAAATGAATGGGATGAGGG tctaGCTGAACCATTGCTGCAGCTATTAATGAAAGAAGTTATGGACCCAGACAGCAATTCTCCCACTGGCATAAAGTTCCATTTCATTGATATCTATCTGGATGAATTGGCTAAAGCTGGTGCAAAGGAG CTCACAGCAGACCAGAATCTCAAGTTCATCGAACCTTTCTGCAAAATTGCTGCCAAATCAAAGGA TCGGCGTGTGCTCCATGCTGTGGCCACCGGTGTCTTTGAGATGATCGTGGATCAGTCCCCCTTCGCCATCGAGGACCTGATGAAAGAGCTGGGTACCAACAGTGATGAGGAGAATGTTTCTGAAGAAGGcaaacaggaaaatgaagagaTGCTTAAAACCAAAG CAAACAGATGTCTGTCAAGAAAATCAGCACAGAACTCCAAAAAAACAGAGGATATCGATGAAAATGCTGATGATGGGATCGGGACTGTTCTACAG TTTGATTACAAGGCTGTGGCTGACAAAATCTTTGAATTTGCAAGCAAGAAAAATACACCTTCGTTGAACAGAAAGCGGCTGTACAAGCTGGTCAAAAA GTTCCAGGACTTAGCAGAAG GAATCTTCCCCCAGGATATTCCTGAAGATGTTTCTAcagatgaagatgatgatgaatCCGGTAGGcgaaagaaaaagaaaaaagctgtcaAGCCTTGGCAACAAAATGAGCTGGAAAATGTAAAAG AGGATAAAGAAGAGCTGTCAAGTGAGAAGGTGCCATCAGTTCcccagaggaagaggaaaaaaaggaagaagagggaCAGCCAAAGTGCTGATGGAAATTGTGAGGAGGGAAAAGCTGAAACATCTGGATCCAATGCTTCTAGCCAGGAAAAGgtgccagaaaataaaaaggagaggaagagaaagaaattgctGGTAAATGAGGCCAGTGAGACCACAGATGTAGCAACTGACACCAGAGAAAATCAGAGTATCTGTGTGCAGAACAGTCTGACTGATGCAGAACAGAGTAAAAAGAGTCAGTTGAAGAAAATGAATCCAAAAGTGCAGAATGTTCCTGCAAAACCAGCGTGTCAGAATGGACCAGCCACTGCCAGTGCAGCAGAGGATGTCAGCCCTTCTGTGACGTCGTTACCTCCtaaagctgtgaaaaagaagcagaaagcagGAGCTGTCCTGGTGAATGGGGATCCCCCTGTGCAGCAAACTGACCTGAAACCCAGCAAGGAAGGCTTGCTGGGGACCCTGCCAAGAAAGGGTGAATCTGCACCCTCCAGAAAGGTCACACTGAAGACAAAGTTAGTTGGTTTGGAAGGGATGAAAGTCTCCACTCAGAATGCAGCAACTctcaaaaagaagagaaaagtgAAAGAGGTGCTAAACTCCGTCGAAGCCAATGGAGTTCTGGAGACTGTGtgcaagaaaaacaggaagGTG gaaagcagtgctgctctgtcaccattaaagaaaaagaaggtgaAACCAGGAAGTGATTttgtaaaatttgaaaaatcaacTGTACCAAAGGCGGTGTTCTTCAGGAAAGCCAGAAGCACCATCTCCTCCACCAGGACACCCATGCAG CTGAACAAACTGCAGACACCCAGCTCCAAAAAAGTCACGTTTGGCTTGAATAAAAACATGACTGCAG aatttaaaaagacTGACAAAAGTATATTAGTGAGCCCAGAAGGACCCTCCCGTGTGGCTTTCAATCCTGAACAGAAACCTCGTCATGGGGTGCTGAAGTCACCCACAGTGACCCCAGCAAAAGAGCCCCAAGTGAAGAGACCATTTACAATGTCAGCTAAGAAGAGACCAACTGCTGTGGACTTCTTTTAA
- the LOC128784404 gene encoding uncharacterized protein LOC128784404, protein METLTEEVNPNSRPAMEQPCLYTKPQVMASHGGRGDGGNWDGVGEQLPGQQGPSQKQDVKVQKLYKQDDKRDQELSEGEIDPELCHQEFERHQELSKWLNMRIQKLFQKENNSNKMFPQWEHSIDQELSKGEVRQYPELSEERGDSDKKESQEDLECIIIHTIWINPKYPQLLQDPDAAPQDSAKAAPSPALAEQVKAAGAQSQGPAPHSPCCPPGPSAPQPGAQALREQPAPPKKRPSRFRRALRALRALFCWPCLRPQPDNPCPLPAPGRAPQVAAGPEPARCHTGCL, encoded by the coding sequence ATGGAGACACTCACAGAGGAGGTGAACCCCAACTCCCGCCCTGCCATGGAGCAGCCATGCCTGTACACAAAGCCCCAGGTGATGGCCAGCCATGGAGGGAGAGGAGatggagggaactgggatggggttggagagcagctgcctggaCAACAGGGCCCTTCCCAAAAGCAAGATGTGAAAGTCCAAAAGCTGTACAAGCAGGATGACAAAAGAGACCAAGAGCTGTCAGAAGGTGAGATAGACCCAGAGCTGTGCCACCAGGAATTTGAGAGACACCAAGAGCTATCCAAATGGCTGAACATGAGAATCCAAAAGCTgttccaaaaagaaaacaacagcaacaaaatgtTCCCCCAATGGGAGCACTCCATTGACCAAGAGCTGTCCAAAGGAGAAGTCAGACAATATCCAGAGTTGTCCGAAGAGAGAGGCGACAGTGACAAAAAGGAGTCACAGGAGGACTTAGAATGCATCATCATCCACACTATTTGGATCAACCCCAAGTACCCACAGCTTCTGCAGGACCCCGATGCTGCTCCCCAGGACTCGGCCAAGGCAGCCCCTTCTCCTGCCTTGGCTGAGCAGGTGAAGGCAGCAGGGGCACAGAGCCAGGGCCCTgccccacacagcccctgctgccccccaggCCCCTCAGCTCCCCAGCCGGGAGCCCAGGCCCTCAGGGAGCAGCCGGCTCCCCCCAAGAAACGCCCGTCCCGCTTCAGGCGGGCGCTGCGGGCGCTGCGGGCGCTGTtctgctggccctgcctgagGCCACAGCCGGACAATCCGTGCCCGCTGCCAGCGCCAGGCCGGGCCCCGCAGGTGGCGGCTGGCCCGGAGCCTGCCCGCTGTCACACGGGCTGCCTTTGA